One stretch of Paramormyrops kingsleyae isolate MSU_618 chromosome 4, PKINGS_0.4, whole genome shotgun sequence DNA includes these proteins:
- the LOC111851387 gene encoding TGF-beta receptor type-1-like, whose protein sequence is MDALFVCLVSLVLLSGTGLRQAEALECYCQHCSNFTCSTDGVCLVTVLKSGNKIKVEEKLCVAKKDLIPQERPFVCADSIKGDTSVHPKCCYTHMCNKDYDLNVTDPPPRASPLGPVGLAAVIAGPVCVLCFVLVLVFYICHSRSGIHQRVPSEEDPSMDHPFLADGTTLKDLIYDMTTSGSGSGLPLLVQRTIARTIILQESIGKGRFGEVWRGRWRGEEVAVKIFSSREERSWFREAEIYQTVMLRHENILGFIAADNKDNGTWTQLWLVSDYHEHGSLFDYLNRYTVTVEGMIKLSLSTASGLAHLHMEIVGTQGKPAIAHRDLKSKNILVKKNGTCCIADLGLAVRHDSATDTIDIAPNHRVGTKRYMAPEVLDDSINMKHFESFKRADIYAMGLVFWEIARRCSIGGIHEDYQLPYYDLVQSDPSVEEMRKVVCDQKLRPNIPNRWQSCEALRVMAKIMRECWYASGAARLTALRIKKSLSQLSQQEGIKM, encoded by the exons CCTTAGAGTGTTATTGCCAGCACTGCAGTAACTTCACATGCTCTACGGACGGCGTCTGCCTCGTCACTGTCTTGAAGTCTGGGAACAAGATTAAAGTGGAGGAGAAGCTTTGCGTCGCTAAGAAAGACCTGATTCCTCAGGAGCGGCCGTTCGTCTGTGCCGACTCCATCAAAGGGGACACTAGCGTCCACCCCAAGTGCTGCTACACCCACATGTGCAACAAGGACTACGATTTAAATGTGACAG ATCCCCCCCCTCGAGCCTCCCCCCTGGGTCCCGTGGGACTGGCGGCGGTCATTGCGGGACCGGTCTGTGTGCTCTGCTTCGTGCTGGTCCTGGTCTTCTACATCTGCCACAGCCGCTCCGGCATCCACCAGCGCGTGCCCAGTGAGGAGGACCCGTCCATGGACCACCCCTTCCTGGCCGATGGCACCACCCTCAAAGACCTCATCTACGACATGACCACGTCCGGCTCTGGCTCTG GCTTACCCCTCCTGGTGCAGAGAACCATCGCAAGAACCATCATCCTGCAGGAGAGTATCGGCAAGGGCAGGTTTGGGGAGGTGTGGCGCGGCCGCTggaggggggaggaggtggCCGTTAAGATCTTCTCCTCGCGAGAGGAGCGCTCCTGGTTCCGGGAGGCCGAGATCTACCAGACCGTCATGCTGCGACACGAGAACATCCTGGGCTTCATCGCCGCCGACAACAAAG ATAACGGCACGTGGACCCAGCTGTGGCTGGTCTCTGACTACCATGAGCACGGCTCCCTGTTTGACTACCTGAACCGGTACACAGTCACCGTGGAGGGCATGATCAAGCTGTCCCTGTCCACCGCCAGCGGTCTGGCACACCTGCACATGGAGATTGTGGGGACGCAAG gcaaacCCGCCATCGCCCACCGTGATCTGAAATCCAAGAACATCCTGGTGAAGAAAAACGGCACCTGCTGCATCGCGGACCTGGGCCTGGCCGTGCGGCACGACTCTGCCACAGACACCATCGACATCGCGCCCAACCACCGGGTGGGCACCAAGAG GTACATGGCCCCCGAGGTCCTGGATGACTCTATCAACATGAAGCACTTCGAGTCGTTCAAGAGAGCCGACATCTACGCCATGGGCCTGGTGTTCTGGGAGATCGCCCGCCGCTGCTCCATCGGAG GCATTCACGAAGACTACCAGCTGCCCTACTACGACCTGGTGCAGTCGGACCCCTCGGTGGAGGAAATGAGGAAGGTGGTCTGTGACCAGAAGCTGCGGCCCAACATCCCCAACAGGTGGCAGAGCTGTGAG GCCCTGCGCGTTATGGCCAAGATCATGAGGGAGTGCTGGTATGCCAGCGGAGCTGCCCGCCTCACCGCCCTGCGCATCAAGAAGTCGCTGTCCCAGCTCAGCCAGCAGGAGGGCATCAAGATGtag